Below is a genomic region from Castanea sativa cultivar Marrone di Chiusa Pesio chromosome 2, ASM4071231v1.
ACAGTTAAATTAGGCTCCTGAATAGCCCATCTTGCCATTGCATGTGTAGCATTATTCCCTTGACGACATACATGATTAAAACTGAGgaaatcaaaagaagaaagcaaactTTTGACATCTTGAATTAGGTGTCCATGTATTCCCTGGGAATGGTTTGGTTCCTTGAGTTCTCTGACGATGGTCTTTGAGTCGCCCTCCACTATTGCCTTCGTGATGTCGACTTCCAAAGCAAATTCAACAGCTCTCTATGCTGCAAGTGCTTCGACTTGGGCCACTGTTGTAGGGAGTGGAATTTGTTGCGCCATTGATGCCATCACAGCTCTTTCACAATTCCTGATGATTACGCCGAGACCAGCTTTCCCCATTTGGCTAGATACAGCCCCGTCATAATTCACTTTGTAGTATCCTTGCTTTGGCGGCTTCCATCTGGTGTGGTTTCTGTGCTGTTGCGTCACTGTTGCTGGGTGAAGGCGTTGAAATTCAACCTTTCTGTCCTTGGACATAAGCAGAATCTGGTTCAGGGGACAAGATGCTTCGCTGAACCGAATCTGATTTCATCTATTCCAAACTACCCATCTCGTGTATGCCATGAGTTCAGCGTCCCATTTCTCTGAGTCAGCTCGCTTAAAGATTTCTTTTATATTGCACGCCTGCATCTCCATAAACCACTTCCATTGAGGGTCTGCGCTCCACATTGCCTGTATCTCTGagcaaaagaaaagagcatGTAGACAATCCTCATCACCCGCCTTGCATATGTCACATTGCCCATCCTGGGATATCTTTCTACGTAATAGGTTCATCTTCACAGGCAGAGCATCTTTGCTAGCTTGCCATACAAAGTTTTTTATCTTGCTAGGTACCTCCATACTCCACACTTTTTCCCAAAACTCAGTATCTTGCCCTGCACTCTGGGATTGGGCGAAATTCTCTTGCAGAAAATGATATCCCGATTTTATCGAGTAAGAACCCGAGGGTGTGAATGGCCAAATCAGGACATTCAGTTGGGTGGTTAAGCTGAGTGGGATGCTTTTTATAATCTCAACTTCCTGTGAATTGAAAACATGATCAATAACGTTATTTCTCCTGCTTCTAGTCCTCTGATTTATTAGAACCTCCACATTTGAGCTCTCCTGACCAAACAGAACCGGCGTTGCAACTTTGTCTATTGTTTTCGATGGTAGCCAATTATCACCCCATATCCTCACCCTTTTACCATCCCCTATTCTCCAAATTGCACCTTTTAGAATTACATCACGGCCTTTTAGGATGCTTTTCCAAGCATATGAGGCTGAGGAAGAGTCTTTAGTTTCAAGAATAGTCCCCCTAAGGAAGAATCTTGCGTTGAAAACTCTAGAGAATAAGGAGTTGTCATTGTGGAGCAATCGCCATGCTAGTTTTACAAGCATCGCTTCATTAAACATTGTGAGGTCTTTGAACCCCATGCCTCCTTGGTCTTTATCTTGACACAAATCCCCCCACTTCACCCAATGTACTTTTCTCCTCTCACCcttttgtccccaccaaaatttccgAATAAGGGTCTCGATCTCATGGCATAAAGTGGTGGGAAGTTTAAAGCAACTCATTGTAAAGGTGGGTATTGCTTGAATAACTGATTTGATGAGGACTTCCCTTCCGGCTTGAGACAAAAGCTTACTCTCCCACCCTTGAAGTCTCTTCCAaaccttttgttttaattgatcgAAGCTCGCCCTCTTATTTCTTCCCACCAAGGCCGGTAACCCCAAATACTCTTCATATTACTTCAATTCATTTACCCCAAGTAAACTCATAATTTCCTTTTGCACCTCATTTGGAGTagatttactataaaaaaaaaaaaaagcagtcttttctctatttaatttttgacCCGACACCCTCTCATAATTTGATAAAATCTCCATCACCATCCTGCAATCATGAGTAGTGGCCCTACAAAACAAAAGGCTGTCGTCCGCAAAAAATAAGTGGGTTAGTTTGGGACCATTACGACAAATAGAAACACCTTGAATTTCGCCTTTCTCAGTTGCTTTTTTGATCATTCGATGTAGGCCCTCCGAACAAAGCAAGAAAAGGTAGGGCGAGAGCGGATCTCCTTGCCTTATGCCGCGACTTGGTTTGATATCACCAAAAGGTTCCCCATTGATCAGTAGGGAATAAGTGACTATAGTAACACACTCCATAACTAAAGCCACCCATCGGTCACTAAACCCCATTTTGATCATCACATCTCTTAGGAAGGACCATTCTACCCTGTTATATGCCTTGCTCATGTTGAGTTTGAGTGCCATGTAGCCCGAATTTCTGGAGTTGTGATTCTTCATATAATGCAATGTCTCATAAGCCACAAGGATGTTATCTGTGATAAGGTGCCCTTTGATGAAAGCACTCTGATGCTCCGAGATGATGTTGGGTAGCACTCTCTTTAACCTGTTTGCAaggacttttaaaaaaaatttatagagcACATTACAGAGACTAATAGGTCTATATTCAGTAACAGATtcaagattttttgttttgggaattAAAGTGATAAAGGTATGATTAAGAGGCTTGGGTAGATTACCCGTATTCAAAAAATACGCACATCATGGATTACATCACCTCTTACCAACtcccaaaaattttggtaaaataaaGGCAGCATCCCATCCGGCCCCGGAGCCTTGAGTGGCGCCATCTGTTTCAGTGCACTTTCTATTTCCCATGCCTGAAATTCTCCAGTCAAACTATCATTCATTTCCCCTGTTACTATCTGTGGAATGGAATCCAAGTCATCCACCGCATCTTCTGGATTGGAGGATGAGAACAGCTGCAAGTAGTATTCAATGAACGTGGCTGAAATCTGATCAGGCTGAGAGCACTAAACATTTGACTGATTTTTTATCCCCGTTATTAGATTTTTACGCCTTCTCTAAGTTGCTCGACAGTGAAAAAAATGAGTGTTGTGATCACTGTCTTTGAGGTACAAAGTGCGTGACCTTTGGCGCCACATCCTCTCCTCTTTATCCATGAGTGAGTTTATCTCCCTCTTTAGCTAAACAAGATTGTCTGCATTACCCCTCTACATAGCTACTTTCTCAGCCCAGACCaactttcttctcttcttttctaatTCAGTCCAAATGTTGCCAAAACATTCTCTGCTCCAATCCGTTAAAGCTTGCCCACATTTTTCCACTTTCTTAATCACTCTAGTGGAATCGACTTCTTCATAGCAAACCTGCCAGACCCCTTCCACAGTTTCTCCACATCCCTTGTCACCTAACCACATCTCTTCGAATCTAAATAGCTTCTTCTTCGGTAAAAGATCCAACTCCGCGTGCTCTATACACAGCAGCTTGTGATCAGAAGTTGTGCTATCCACATGATTGACCCGTGTCCTTGGGTATCTCACAAACCAGTCATAGGAAACCACCGCTAGATCCAACCACTCCCATATCGAGACTCCGCTGCTATAGTGCTTACTCCAGGTGAATGGAGACCCCTTGAAACCAATGTCCATAAAGCCACATTCATCCAAGACTTCTCGGAATAGTTGCATTTGTCCTTGTGGCTTTACTCTTCCTCTAACCTtcacagattttttaacaatctCATTGAAATCCCCGGCACACAGCCAAGGTAATGAACTCTGCTGATTTAAACGCCGGAGAAGGTCCCACGATTCATGCCGTCTGTGTGTTTCTGGTTCACCATAAAAGCCAGTGAAACGCCAAGCTGCTTCGgagtctttgttgatgattgcaTCAATGTGGTTCAAGAATAAGAAACCACATCCACCGTAATATCATTTTTCCAATACATAACCAATCCTCCACCTTTATTAATCCTCTGCACaagaaattttttgtcaaaacGAATCCGATCCTTAACGTAATCTAGCCTTGCTTCATCTGCTAGTGTTTCGGCTAAAAACACTACAATGGGAGCTTTTGCCTAAACCAAATCCGCAAGCTCTTGAACTGTCAGTGGATTCCCAAGCCCCCTGCAGTTCCAAACTACACAACTCATTGTTCTTGACGGGGCTGAGAAACAGCCTCCGCCAATATGTGGGAATTTTCTTTATCCTCAGGTGAAACCAGAAACTTCTTACATGGTAACTCACGGAGATCATCAGTTATGCTAATGGAGCGTTTTGGACCAATGTGTTCTTCAGTACATGGAGTGGAGCCTACACTAATCCGCATGAGACGTTTCCATTTTGTCTGATGAAAACTCTCAGAGTTTGTTGAGTCATGGGAATAATTGGAAATGTCATTTAGTGGTGCTGCATGATCTACATGGCTTTGGTGCTCACATGGTGGGACCAATACAACATTCTTTTTGGTTGCCAGCTCAAGCCTTGACTTCTCCAAATCAATTAATGGTGAGGCTTCCTTATGGAAAAGACCCGTGTCTTAAGGCTCCTCATAAAAACTGAGATCTATGTCTATCTCCTTTAATTTCTGGGCGAAGTAGTCTCCCTTATTTTCGTGATTCTGGAAGGAAGGTATTTGATTCTCAATAATTGGTGTTGAATTATGGGAATTTTGTTGCTGGATCTCCATAAAATCCGCCTCCATATCAACATTTTCCTTATCAGGACTATTCACTGGGTTTGACCTTGGGATTGGATTCGTCCTCGGCGTGAACTGCTCCTCCCTCCGCCGCCAGGTTGATACATTCTCCACCCTATCTTCATAGAAGCCCGAGACCCGAACAACATTTTTTCTTGAAGGGCCTGATTGATTTGCTCGAATCCACGAACCAAATTGTTGCTCTTCTTGTCTGAGTGTGCCTTTGCTTTGAATCCAGAGGTCACAGTCCCTGTCACTATGATCAAAACATCCACACCAATAACAtattgatgcgaacctcaatcgacacgctttgaggcccaacaaaaatatttgaatatttacccaggaaagctaaaattcagatttatgatagaaaccctgacccaacgtttataatcgaagcgcgaaccaaaggtataagttgatcttgacccaatgattataaagaatcgcgaaccaaaggtataatgtttgaacgccacaaggaaaaatctttgataagttcacaattcttgaagaaccaaaagagagcaaagcctcaccttttctgatttttattcaataatattcttaaaaaaacgtttacaaacttcaaggcctatttaaggactccacaaaacttgacagataagaaaatatattctaaaataactcctaatcgataccttaccatatcaggaatcaagtttgacctaaaaagcattaaatgcacctaaaaacaaggaaaatacctaaaaaaacatactaaataataaaaccctaaataaaagttgatttggtctgaaattagcagatccaaaataggaaaaaatctgccttaactgatatagagctggaaagtcaactagccattaattcacgccataaatcactcccaattaagccagatcagccctaaatagtttgaattaaatttattacgctttcatcttcctttgggccaagcttggaatgtcctacattagaatcaacccaaatctcttgaatcagcccattaagtgcttctttgatcttcttggatcttatttttgtaataggcccaactggaacatgcaatggatccttgaatgcctgttgattctcatcattccccctctcttcaaaaggattcgtcctcgaatcgtcacctacatcaaaaggagaaagatcagaaacattaaatgtagcactaatgttatactcacctggaagatctaacttgtatgcattattattgattctctcaaggacttgaaatggaccatcccctctaggatgtagcttagaccgcTCACGGGCAGGAAATCTTTCTTTCCTCATacgcacccaaacccaatcactcagttcaaagaggacttgtcgacggcccttgttggctttggtcgcatattgctcatttgtCTTCTCTATATGCTgtcgtacactttcatggagtttcttcaccatctcagccttcttttgaccatccaaattagtcatttcattaactagtaagggtagcaaatccaaaggagttagtagattaaaaccataaacaatgtcaaatggtgaaaaattagtggtagaatgaacactctaattatatgcaaactcaattaATGGCAAAccatcctcccaatttttcaagttcttctgaattagaGTACGCAACTCCCcaacttgactttgaagttcctttgtctcttccggattactcctataggctggtcggttaggaattgtcgcacctggcacaaaatcaatttgatgctctattcctctaacaGGTGgaaatccactaggaacatcattaggaaacatgtcctcatattcctgcaacaaacagacaacaacactaggcaaaaattcgtcaagttcgttagtattaaaacacaccgctttgtacaagagtacaaaaaTAGGCtagtttgtataaaaagcactcttgacatcactcaccttagcataaaaactcccttcttttttcgtttttctctaattttttccaccctcaacagtcttttcacacttttttatgttttcaatctcttttttctgttcactctcttttattctttcactctctttctcatcatctttttttgcattctcaatctcacaatttttcaagtcattttctcttttcagtttcacttgatcttcatccacttgtcttggagtcaacggtacaagagtaatggttttattatctttaacaaaagaatacctattcttgaacccatcatgattgactttcctgtcaaactgccatggcctgcccaataaaatatGGCCTGCTTgtattggaacaacatcacaaagtacttcatccttgtaccacccaattgaaaaagaaaccagtacttgcttatttaccttaacttctccacaatcattcaaccactgtaacttatatggtctaaggtgtttcaaggtaggtaaattcaaattttcaactaaagtagtgctagccacattagtacagctccccccatctataatcatactacataccttgttgctgacgtggcatctagtgtaaAAAATGTTcaccctttgttgttccatgtcatcctctttgacttgggcacttaaagcatgcctagccacaagtgactcgccctccactggatactccacttccttatcacaagcatcctcaagtgatggaatttggtcatcatcttcctcgcttttagtttccacctctccatcaatacgtgcgatcatggtcctcttatttgggcattgtgatgcaatatgacctactcccaaacaacgaaaacacttaatatcacgattacgaatctggaattcatttttacctttgttgatattgggagcttcatctctccttttttgtggttcggctttggacttgaaaacagcccttTCGTtgttcctcccatttgacctccatgaagtagaggagcccggattttgaaatgtccgagttcctttccttttaagctgttgTTCCACCTTTATttccatgtgcaccatgtcctccaactccacgtagtgctgcaactccaccacgttggcaatgtcacgattcagcccatttagaaaccttgccatgatagcttctctatcctcctctacattttcccgaatcatggcaatctccatctccttatGGTAGTCATCCatgctcctatagccttgagtaagactctgtaatttctaaTACAAGTctctatagtagtgactaggaacaaaccacctcctcatgattgccttcatttcctcccaactctcaataggtctctcatggtttctccttctattcatcacaagttgatcccaccatataatagcatagtcagtaaactcaatgacagcgagttttacctttttctcctcggagtagttgtggcactcaaagattaactccaccttcttctcccactccaagtatgcttctggatcatttttcccttggaatgttagtatcttcatttttatgtttcctaggttcctatcagtcccatcttgccatcttggatctcttcggaaacctctacctcgcctttctctccttggcacaaacctgccctcattgttcaatcaagcttgatcttcttcatcttcaaactgaTCCTcatggtagtcatcagaatcattcatgcgagaacgcctttcttgccttctagcattagggcctctttggggacgctcctcacgcaaagtagcaataacagtgtcttgcctatccatccgatcccggatctcattaaacaccacgttcatgcgttcaaattgttgttgcatagcctgtaaaatgatggacgactcctcccctccttccttatttgatgtttcacacctgaaagacatacttttgaaacaacagagaattgttagaaataattcctcacaacactccctcacgtgtttgcactcaaattatgtcactcctactagtgtttcactcttaaattggctttttcccgatattagtctcacactcccttgcctttttccactcataacttcgccttttcagttcttcattaaactaataaacttgatcaagaaattcaacttgtagtgtaaaaacaaataccaacggtaagaaaatatgatagaaacactaaatcaaaggaagaggacaaaagaaaatgatattctggtatgagagaattgaaactacaaacaattttttttttttttctatttcctttcagatgtcttttttttcactttttttttttttttttgggaactgggtgcacgattttaacctagtgcacttcaacaaaaacaaaaaaaaaaaagaacgatgaatgaagaacacaaaagaaacaggataggataataacaaaaaaaaaaagataaagggataaaaaactgattttagaacctgtgctctgataccaattgatgcgaacttcaatcgacacgctttgagacccaacaaaaatattggaatatttatccaggaaagctaaaattcagatttatgatagaaaccctgacccaatatttataatcgaaacgcgaaccaaaggtataagttgaccttgacccaatgattataaagaatcgcgaaccaaaggtataatgtttgaacgccacaaggaaaaatccttgataagttcacagttcttgaagaaccaaaagagagcaaagcctcaccttttctgatttttattcaataatattcttaaaaaacgtttacagacttcaaggcctatttaaggactccacaaaacttgacagacaagaaaatatattctaaaataactcctaatcgataccttaccatatcaggaatcaagtttgacctaaaaagcattaaatgcacctaaaaacaaggaaaatacctaaaaaacgtactaaataataaaaccctaaataaaagttgatttggtctgaaattagtagatctaaaataggaaaaaatctgccttaactgatatagagctgggaAGTCAaccagccattaattcacgccataaatcactcccaattaagccagatcagccctaaatagtttgaattaaatttattatgctttcatcttcctttgggccaagcttggaatgtcctacgttagaatcaacccaaatctcttgaatcagcccattaagtgcttctttgatcttcttggatcttactcttgtaataggcccaactagaacatgcaatggatcctttaatgcctgttgattctcatcacataTGTTGGGTAACCGTTCATACCTGAAACTAATCCATATTTTTCCACCATCCTCGAAAGAGACGACTCTTCCTCTGCAAAGTGGCTGGAAAACATCGAGTGTGACTCGTACTCTAATGAACCTACCTCCCTCACAATCTGCAACACCAGTGGAGCGGTCCACCCAACCAATGGCTTCGCAAATGTCTTTAGCAACTGCCTTATTTCTATATCCAATTGGGATGTTGTATACTTGAACTCAAAAAGATGCCCTGTCCAGTTTTAGATCATCCAAAGGGGTTTGTCTATCGTACCTTTCAAGGACGACCAAACTTTTTTCGAAATTCCATGGTTCGCTAGCCAGGATATGATCCACATCTTCCTTATTATCAAAGACAAATAGGGCCCTATGAGATCCCTCGTTGCTTACTGTAAAACCATTGTCTGCTTTCCACAGTGGTTTGAAAGTCCGAGCTATTGTATCCATGTTCAATGCCCGCTTCGTGAGGAAAAAGGCTGCTATAATATGCTTCTTTGAACATCGATCCTTTTTGAAACATAAGTCATCCCCTTACCTCTCGGACAAGGACAAGCAGCTCCAATGTTTTGTAAGTTCTTCCATAAAGATCgttgaaagaagaagaaatccaATTCTAAAGTGAATAGAGTTGAAAGAGGAGAAGAGACCCCGAAAAAGACTGTTTCCCAgagcccccaaaaaaaagaaaacccactAGCCCTACACGCAATGTTGCTGCGCGAGGGGAGAACAAACCTTACAAGAAGGTACAGCAATTCTATTGCCTAAGAGAAGGGGAGAGACCACCTTTCTTAGCGACAGagaaactttctttaaaaattgttatttttaaatttaagagagatatgtgttattttttatgattttttatttttataattgttagatatatatatggaaagtttgtttatttggaaatatattaagttttgaaattactGCACTTACTAAGAAATAGCTAATACAACCTTTTAAAGAGGAATAGTTATttctcatcaatatatatataaaaacagagAACTTTTGTGAGAGTGTATGAGGTCTTGCCATGTGGCACTCTAATGTTGCATTTAGCcttttttacctcttttcatcaagttttttttattgttacccaataaatcatagtaacttatttttactattataaaaatttatcattttttaccttttttttattaagtattttttactgttacccaatagattATAATAACtactttttactattatatcaAATATGAGTTGTTCTTGACAATTAGACCAATTAGActaaaaattattcattacaAAATGGACTACCTTTTAAAAGTAGAccaaactttataaaaaaactcaaacccaaTTATTACCTTAAATATTATGACCAAAGTTTGACCCTTCACATgtgtaaatcaaagcaaaaactcttaccTTCTTGCAAACCCTCTTATTCTTTCCCCACATATAGATGATACTTTTAGAAAATCTCATTCTCGTGAAATCGTGTCTCCATTTTTctccaatttcaattcaatatgcttttgtctattaacaatgttctatgcaatttatgcagaCAAATTCTTTGTCATCGAccagtgcaacaaaaatatatataaatcttgagACCCCTGAGGTTGTTGAAAAAATTTacaagtgcatatttctaaaatttataataatagaaaGTCTAATAAATAGTATATATTATCtcacaaaatgccattaacttaatattttctttaaaaaaattcaatgataggaatggtaaaaaacatgatcctatataagaaataccaaaaatacatgcaaaacaatattcataggaggatttatctttaaataatatgaaGACAATAGTAAGGATAAAAAGCATTGAGTGAAATCCTACAAAACaggtttgttaatcatttcaaattatacTCATTATTtacgtaaaaaaataataacacatcatattatttacgttaaaagaataatacatattaatttctAAGTTCATTGCAAGATGTGAACTGTTAGGTTATTGCAACAATAAGTAACGTTGATACAACAATGGGTTGGTATTACATTTTGTGCATACTTTGTGAAAAGAATGTCAAACCACAAGTAGGATCATTTTGGTGCGcaaaatgtgaaataaaaacaaatctttctatcccaaagttagaggcggcactcacattaactacatactttccaaatatttataatatatttatctcactataacgactatatatatatatatatatgtgcgtatatatacacacacacacaattgcAAATTACTTCAAATACaagattcaaattgaagtttttgatgcaacagtcaaaacaaattttgtgatatttgatcgAGATATCGAGAAAATCCTAAATCAATCTACAAGAGATCttgctgaaaaataaactgaggtacaacttatttaaatcaTTGTAAAACTATTGATATTGGAGAAGAAATCCCacgtgatttgaaaaaaaaaattacgaaaaaaatggattttccTACTTCCTTTGAatgaatttaatataaatgatggttttgaaaattacatagttgctaaaatttttgatgcaccttcaaatgacaaaaatgtgtgaaagaaagaaaaaaatatacacaatccaatatgctatattaattctttttgctgcactattccaaaattaacaaaaataaaaaaataaaaacattcacaaaaaactgtcacataattaaaatttaatataaatgcaaatacctacaaaaaatcttagcaacaaAGTTCAAACTTTGTAAGATCCAATCTGGAATCTCCCAGTGCCAATTGattagtgattaacacaaatgatgcaacaaaagaaaaaagtgattaAAGCTCAAAAATGGAACAAATGTGGACGGACTAAACTTCAAACGTTAAAGATGGAGAAACTGATGATGATAACAAGGGTCACCATACCGCAATAACAAAgcattaaagaaacaaaaaaaaaaaaaagatttcgtaatgaagctttttattacatcacataataaaaatcaataatatagaatgaattaatatacttttatcaacttttattatacaatattactccaaagttgttttaattattggtcattacttgaacaaaataattataatagatatatgtatgcaatttataattgttactttttatgatgaactcattactaacaaaattgtataataaatatgctataatatatgtataatattttacaaaaatgaatttatataaaacattataacattatccgtgcatcgcacgggcaacttactagttttgaagaatagctattcataatGGATTGAttattccttgtaataaaaatataaccaaactaaCGAATAACTAAACTataagaataactattacattatagCGCCTATTACAGtttaccaaacatgcccttataTTGTGGGTTTTCTTCTCATAatctataaattaattgtaacaATCATTGCTATTAttccttatattttttactcacatgataataaatcatatcaagttTGTGCCTAAGAGATCACTTACACGTCGATCTTCTCATATATAATCTCAATAACATCCAGAATCATTAATCAAGTTCaattctcttttttgtttttgtttttgcttctttttttgttttttcgttTTCAATCAAAAAGTGACAATGCTCACATTCTCCTATgatagtttttaattatatatttgctatctatgcaaaagaaaaaaaaattattcgcCTATTTCATTTTACTCAAAAAGAAATGCatcaagcaaagaaacaaag
It encodes:
- the LOC142624873 gene encoding uncharacterized protein LOC142624873 — its product is MRISVGSTPCTEEHIGPKRSISITDDLRELPCKKFLVSPEDKENSHILAEAVSQPHSEAAWRFTGFYGEPETHRRHESWDLLRRLNQQSSLPWLCAGDFNEIVKKSVKVRGRVKPQGQMQLFREVLDECGFMDIGFKGSPFTWSKHYSSGVSIWEWLDLAVVSYDWFVRYPRTRVNHVDSTTSDHKLLCIEHAELDLLPKKKLFRFEEMWLGDKGCGETVEGVWQVCYEEVDSTRVIKKVEKCGQALTDWSRECFGNIWTELEKKRRKLVWAEKLFSSSNPEDAVDDLDSIPQIVTGEMNDSLTGEFQAWEIESALKQMAPLKAPGPDGMLPLFYQNFWELVRVLANRLKRVLPNIISEHQSAFIKGHLITDNILVAYETLHYMKNHNSRNSGYMALKLNMSKAYNRVEWSFLRDVMIKMGFSDRWVALVMECVTIVTYSLLINGEPFGDIKPSRGIRQGDPLSPYLFLLCSEGLHRMIKKATEKGEIQEYLGLPALVGRNKRASFDQLKQKVWKRLQGWESKLLSQAGREVLIKSVIQAIPTFTMSCFKLPTTLCHEIETLIRKFWWGQKGERRKVHWVKWGDLCQDKDQGGMGFKDLTMFNEAMLVKLAWRLLHNDNSLFSRVFNARFFLRGTILETKDSSSASYAWKSILKGRDVILKGAIWRIGDGKRVRIWGDNWLPSKTIDKVATPVLFGQESSNVEVLINQRTRSRRNNVIDHVFNSQEVEIIKSIPLSLTTQLNVLIWPFTPSGSYSIKSGYHFLQENFAQSQSAGQDTEFWEKVWSMEVPSKIKNFVWQASKDALPVKMNLLRRKISQDGQCDICKAGDEDCLHALFFCSEIQAMWSADPQWKWFMEMQACNIKEIFKRADSEKWDAELMAYTRWDRKVEFQRLHPATVTQQHRNHTRWKPPKQGYYKVNYDGAVSSQMGKAGLGVIIRNCERAVMASMAQQIPLPTTVAQVEALAA